ATAGAAAAGAAATTAATTACATTGATTCTGAAGTTAAAAAATCTGATAAAATTACTAATTATATTTATCATATTGGTAATTATCTTCCAGACTGGCATCCTTGGGAAAGTTATAAGAACTTTTTTGTTGGCGATAAAAAAACTAATGGCTGTAGAGAAATTTTAGCTATTGAGTTGCCTTGGATTATTAATGTGTTTGGTGAAATTGAAAAAGTTCATGTTTCAAAAAATAAAATTACTGATTTGGAAATCGATTATCCGGATAGTTTCTTTATTAATATTATCCATAAAAATGGCAGTCGAGGTGTTTTAATTGTTGATTTAGCATCACGTAAAGCTGTTAGGAATTTGGAAATTATTAATGAGGATATTTACTTATCATGGGATGGGACTCCTCATGGTTTTGAAGAATTTGATCTTGAATTAAATGAAATGAAAAAATTGAATTTATATGAAGAAATTTCTAAAGAAAATGATTATAATCAAACAATTATTGAAAATGCTTATTTGGAAGAAATTAAAGATTTTTTCAAGGTTTTATCTGGGGATGTCAAAAAAGGATTGCACTCTTTTGAGGAAGACAAATATATTTTAGATATTATTGATAAAATTGAAGAAATTTCTGATGATGAAGTTTTTGAGGTTTAATATGATTGATTTAAAGATTTGTTTTATTGGAATTGGATCAATTGCTAAACGACATATTTTTAATATTAAAAACTATTTAAATAGTGACTTTAATTGTCAGATTGATGCATATAGGAG
The uncultured Methanobrevibacter sp. DNA segment above includes these coding regions:
- a CDS encoding Gfo/Idh/MocA family protein, coding for MDVGVIGLGSMGKRRIRLIKDNFPEINVVGIDNNLERCDEVKSLFGIPVCNDSAEFFNNYNFDAVFISTPPLTHSNIINQALKSNLNVFTEINLVSDGYDENIKLSSQNELILFLSSTQLYRKEINYIDSEVKKSDKITNYIYHIGNYLPDWHPWESYKNFFVGDKKTNGCREILAIELPWIINVFGEIEKVHVSKNKITDLEIDYPDSFFINIIHKNGSRGVLIVDLASRKAVRNLEIINEDIYLSWDGTPHGFEEFDLELNEMKKLNLYEEISKENDYNQTIIENAYLEEIKDFFKVLSGDVKKGLHSFEEDKYILDIIDKIEEISDDEVFEV